In Egibacteraceae bacterium, the following proteins share a genomic window:
- the cobI gene encoding precorrin-2 C(20)-methyltransferase, with product MTSTVTGRLTGVGVGPGDPGLVTVRAVEVLQAADRVFVPVAATGEPGYAERVVLAHARHQRVTRLTFALGDDPAARQASWDAAGEAVAVVLAGGGHAAFATIGDPNLYSTFTYLADTVRALAPGPVIDSVPGITAMQDLAARAGLVLAEGTQTVALLPFTAGAQRLAAALDAHDTVVTYKGGRHLPRVRAVVADAGRTADAVFGARLGLDGETVGGLPATGAAPYLSTVIVTRPRGERGGRL from the coding sequence ATGACCTCCACGGTGACGGGGCGGCTGACCGGCGTGGGTGTCGGGCCCGGGGACCCCGGCCTCGTCACCGTGCGCGCCGTCGAGGTGCTCCAGGCCGCCGACCGGGTCTTCGTGCCCGTGGCCGCGACCGGCGAGCCCGGTTACGCCGAGCGGGTCGTGCTCGCCCACGCCCGCCACCAGCGGGTGACCCGGTTGACGTTCGCACTCGGCGACGACCCCGCGGCGCGGCAGGCGAGCTGGGACGCGGCCGGCGAGGCGGTCGCCGTGGTCCTCGCCGGCGGCGGGCACGCGGCCTTCGCGACCATCGGCGACCCCAACCTCTATTCGACGTTCACCTACCTCGCCGACACCGTCCGCGCCCTCGCCCCCGGCCCGGTGATCGACAGCGTGCCGGGCATCACCGCGATGCAGGACCTCGCCGCACGCGCCGGCCTGGTCCTCGCCGAGGGCACCCAGACCGTCGCGCTCCTGCCGTTCACCGCCGGCGCGCAACGGCTCGCCGCCGCCCTCGACGCCCACGACACCGTCGTGACCTACAAGGGCGGGCGGCACCTGCCCCGCGTGCGCGCCGTCGTCGCCGACGCGGGCCGCACCGCCGACGCGGTCTTCGGCGCGAGGCTCGGCCTCGACGGCGAGACCGTCGGCGGGCTGCCCGCCACCGGCGCCGCCCCCTACCTGTCCACGGTCATCGTCACCCGCCCGCGGGGCGAGCGGGGAGGCCGGCTTTGA